A region from the Aegilops tauschii subsp. strangulata cultivar AL8/78 chromosome 5, Aet v6.0, whole genome shotgun sequence genome encodes:
- the LOC109750195 gene encoding ABC transporter G family member 48, protein MDPPGPGIQLGTLSGSRRSMGSSYGSRRSGGTGSISHSFRQPAGADDPFGRAASQQGLDDDEENLRWAALEKLPTYDRMRRAVLLNHAGAGGADGHELQGLVDIEQLASGEAGRALLERVFQDDSERFLRRLRDRVDRVGIDLPAIEVRYQGLSVEVDAFVGTSALPTLWNSATNFLQSLVGRLASSNKKTINILRNVHGILKPSRMTLLLGPPSSGKSTLMRALTGKLDKTLKVSGSITYCSHTFEEFYPERTSAYVSQYDLHNAEMTVRETLDFSRRCLGVGARYDMLAELAAREREAGIKPDPEIDAYMKATAVQGQQSNIVTDLTLKVLGLDICADMPIGDEMIRGISGGQKKRVTTGEMLTGPARALFMDEISTGLDSSSTFEIVKYIRQLVHVMNETVMISLLQPPPETYNLFDDIILLSEGYIVYHGPRDNILDFFEAAGFRCPERKGVADFLQEVTSKKDQQQYWYLEQQQYRHVSVPEFAQRFKSFHVGQQMLKELQIPFDKSKTHPAALTTNKYGQSSWESIKTVLSREQLLMKRNSFIYIFKVTQLIILGLMAMTVFLRTKMPYGHISDGGKFFGALTFSLITVLFNGFAELQLTIKMLPTFYKQRDFLFFPPWTFALVTIILRIPVSLMESAVWVVLTYYVMGFAPAPARFFRQLLAFFGTHQMAMALFRFLGAVLKSMVVANTFGMFVILLIFIFGGFVIPRGDIRPWWIWAYWSSPMMYSQNAISVNEFLSSRWANTNTEASIEASTVGEAILKSKGLFTGDWGFWVSMGAILGFTILFNILYILALTHLSPPSGSNTVSDQENENETNTSTPMGTNDEATNRATQTQITLPFQPLALSFNHVNYYVDMPAEMREQGFAESRLQLLSDISGAFRPGVLTALVGVSGAGKTTLMDVLAGRKTSGSIEGSITLSGYPKKQETFARISGYCEQTDIHSPNVTVYESILYSAWLRLSSDVDEKTRKLFVEEVMTLVELDVLRNAMVGLPGVDGLSTEQRKRLTIAVELVANPSIIFMDEPTSGLDARAAAIVMRAVRNTVNTGRTVVCTIHQPSIDIFESFDELLLMKRGGQVIYAGELGRHSYKLVEYFEAIPGVEKITQGYNPATWMLEVSSPLAEARLNVNFAEIYANSQLYRKNQQLIKELSVPPPGYEDLSFPTKYSQNFYNQCIANFWKQYKSYWKNPPHNAMRFLMTMINGLVFGTVFWQKGTKIGSQQDLFNLLGATYAAVFFLGAANCITVQPIVSIERTVFYREKAAGMYSPLSYAFAQTCVEVIYNIVQGIEYTVIIYAMIGYEWKAAKFFYFLFFIVSSFNYFTLFGMMLVSLTPSSMLANILISFVLPLWNLFAGFLVVRPLIPIWWRWYYWANPVSWTIYGVVASQFGDNKSPLKVPGGSDTFVKEFLEDNLGIKHDFLGYVVLAHFAFIIAFFFVFGYSIKVLNFQKR, encoded by the exons ATGGATCCTCCTGGCCCGGGGATACAGCTGGGCACGCTCTCCGGCAGCCGCCGCAGCATGGGCTCCTCATACGGCTCACGCCGCTCCGGGGGCACCGGCTCCATCTCCCACTCCTTCCGCCAGCCTGCCGGCGCCGACGACCCCTTCGGCCGAGCCGCCTCGCAGCAGGGCCTCGATGACGACGAGGAGAACCTCCGATGGGCAGCCCTGGAGAAGCTGCCCACTTACGACCGCATGCGCCGCGCCGTCCTCCTCAATCACGCTGGAGCTGGAGGCGCCGACGGTCATGAGCTCCAGGGGTTGGTGGACATCGAGCAGCTGGCCAGCGGCGAGGCCGGGCGGGCTCTCTTGGAGAGGGTGTTCCAGGACGACAGCGAGCGCTTCCTCCGACGCCTCCGTGACCGGGTGGACCGGGTGGGCATCGATCTGCCGGCGATCGAGGTGAGGTACCAGGGCTTGTCGGTGGAGGTGGACGCCTTCGTCGGCACCAGCGCCCTCCCCACGCTCTGGAACTCGGCCACAAACTTCCTACAG AGTCTTGTGGGACGCCTCGCTTCCTCCAACAAGAAGACCATCAACATACTCCGAAACGTCCACGGCATCCTCAAACCATCCAG GATGACCCTTCTGCTTGGACCTCCATCTTCAGGAAAGAGCACACTCATGCGAGCCCTCACTGGCAAGCTCGACAAAACCCTCAAG GTATCTGGCAGCATCACCTACTGTAGTCATACGTTCGAGGAGTTCTACCCCGAGAGGACCAGCGCGTATGTTAGTCAGTACGATCTCCACAATGCAGAGATGACTGTAAGAGAGACGCTCGATTTCTCCAGGCGCTGCTTAGGTGTCGGTGCCAGGTATGACATGCTCGCTGAGCTCGCTGCCAGGGAGCGCGAAGCTGGCATAAAGCCTGACCCCGAGATCGATGCTTACATGAAAGCTACTGCCGTGCAAGGGCAACAGAGTAACATCGTAACCGATCTTACCCTCAAG GTGCTTGGGCTTGACATTTGTGCCGATATGCCCATTGGTGACGAGATGATCAGAGGAATTTCTGGCGGGCAAAAGAAGCGTGTAACAACCG GGGAGATGTTAACGGGACCTGCAAGGGCATTGTTCATGGATGAAATTTCCACTGGTTTGGACAGCTCTAGCACATTTGAGATTGTGAAATACATAAGACAGCTGGTCCATGTGATGAATGAGACCGTGATGATCTCCCTCCTACAACCACCGCCAGAGACCTACAACCTGTTTGATGACATTATTCTGCTGTCAGAAGGGTACATAGTGTACCATGGGCCACGCGACAACATCTTGGACTTCTTTGAAGCTGCTGGTTTCCGGTGCCCTGAAAGGAAAGGGGTTGCCGACTTTCTTCAAGAGGTGACTTCCAAGAAAGACCAGCAGCAGTACTGGTACCTTGAGCAGCAGCAGTATCGTCATGTGTCTGTCCCAGAGTTTGCCCAACGTTTCAAGTCATTCCACGTAGGGCAGCAGATGCTCAAGGAGCTGCAAATCCCTTTTGACAAGTCCAAAACTCATCCTGCTGCGCTCACCACCAACAAGTATGGGCAGTCCAGCTGGGAGTCAATCAAGACCGTGCTGTCGAGAGAGCAGCTGCTGATGAAGCGCAACTCCTTCATCTACATCTTCAAGGTTACCCAGCTGATCATCCTTGGGCTCATGGCGATGACTGTGTTCCTCAGAACAAAGATGCCATATGGGCACATCTCCGACGGCGGCAAATTCTTTGGTGCTCTGACTTTCAGTTTGATCACCGTCTTGTTCAATGGGTTTGCTGAGCTACAACTGACGATTAAAATGCTTCCTACCTTCTACAAGCAAAGGGATTTCCTCTTCTTTCCCCCGTGGACCTTTGCACTGGTAACAATCATCTTAAGAATTCCTGTTTCGCTTATGGAGTCTGCGGTATGGGTCGTCCTCACCTACTATGTCATGGGCTTCGCACCTGCTCCAGCAAG GTTCTTTCGTCAGCTTTTAGCTTTCTTCGGTACTCACCAAATGGCAATGGCTTTGTTCCGATTTCTTGGTGCTGTTTTGAAATCAATGGTTGTGGCCAACACCTTTGGCATGTTTGTGATCCTTCTTATTTTTATATTTGGAGGATTTGTCATACCTAGAG GTGACATCCGGCCATGGTGGATCTGGGCTTACTGGTCATCTCCTATGATGTACAGTCAAAATGCAATATCAGTCAATGAATTCCTTTCCAGTAGGTGGGCCAAC ACAAACACTGAAGCATCTATCGAAGCATCAACAGTGGGCGAGGCTATTCTTAAATCCAAAGGCTTGTTTACTGGAGATTGGGGATTTTGGGTTTCCATGGGAGCCATCCTAGGGTTCACTATTTTGTTCAACATATTGTACATTCTGGCGCTTACGCACTTGAGCC CTCCCAGCGGCTCAAACACAGTTTCAGACCAAGAGAATGAGAATGAGACAAACACTTCAACACCGATGG GTACTAATGATGAAGCCACAAACCGAGCAACTCAGACACAAATCACCTTGCCTTTCCAGCCTCTTGCACTATCTTTCAACCATGTAAACTATTACGTGGACATGCCTGCA GAAATGAGAGAGCAAGGATTCGCCGAAAGTCGTCTCCAGTTGCTCTCTGATATCAGTGGTGCTTTTAGGCCAGGTGTTCTGACAGCATTAGTTGGTGTGAGTGGAGCTGGGAAAACCACTCTAATGGATGTCCTCGCAGGAAGGAAAACCAGTGGGTCTATTGAAGGAAGCATCACCCTGTCTGGTTACCCTAAAAAGCAAGAAACTTTTGCCCGCATCAGTGGCTACTGTGAACAGACTGATATCCATTCACCAAATGTTACTGTATATGAATCCATTCTCTACTCTGCCTGGCTGCGTCTTTCCTCAGATGTTGACGAAAAAACGAGAAAG TTGTTTGTGGAGGAAGTCATGACTCTTGTGGAGCTTGATGTGTTGCGTAATGCTATGGTTGGCCTCCCTGGAGTGGACGGGTTATCGACCGAACAAAGAAAGAGACTGACAATTGCCGTGGAGCTGGTAGCAAATCCTTCAATCATATTCATGGATGAGCCAACTTCTGGACTTGATGCTAGAGCCGCAGCCATTGTAATGCGGGCAGTGAGAAATACAGTCAACACTGGGCGAACTGTGGTTTGCACTATCCATCAACCCAGCATTGATATATTCGAGTCTTTTGATGAg CTTCTGCTTATGAAAAGAGGAGGACAAGTTATTTATGCTGGTGAACTTGGTCGCCACTCTTATAAACTAGTTGAATATTTTGAG GCAATTCCAGGTGTTGAAAAGATCACACAAGGATATAATCCCGCAACATGGATGCTGGAAGTTAGCTCCCCTTTAGCCGAGGCTCGCCTGAACGTAAACTTTGCTGAAATTTATGCTAATTCTCAACTTTATAG GAAAAACCAACAACTTATTAAGGAATTAAGCGTTCCTCCGCCAGGCTACGAGGATCTCTCATTCCCTACCAAGTATTCTCAGAATTTCTACAACCAATGCATTGCAAACTTCTGGAAGCAATACAAATCATATTGGAAGAATCCGCCCCACAACGCCATGCGCTTTCTCATGACCATGATCAATGGCCTTGTATTTGGCACGGTGTTTTGGCAGAAAGGGACGAAAAT AGGCTCGCAACAAGATCTGTTCAATCTACTTGGAGCCACTTATGCTGCTGTCTTCTTCCTTGGAGCCGCCAACTGCATCACGGTTCAGCCTATTGTGTCAATCGAGCGAACAGTTTTCTACCGTGAAAAGGCGGCAGGGATGTACTCTCCGTTATCCTATGCATTCGCTCAG ACATGTGTGGAGGTGATCTACAACATCGTGCAGGGGATTGAATACACGGTGATCATCTATGCGATGATTGGATATGAGTGGAAAGCGGCAAAGTTCTTCTATTTCCTCTTCTTCATAGTTTCAAGCTTCAACTACTTCACATTGTTTGGCATGATGCTGGTGTCACTGACTCCCTCTTCCATGCTCGCAAACATACTGATATCCTTTGTACTCCCTCTCTGGAACCTGTTTGCTGGGTTCCTCGTCGTCAGACCG TTGATACCGATCTGGTGGAGGTGGTACTACTGGGCCAACCCTGTGTCGTGGACCATCTACGGCGTGGTGGCGTCGCAGTTTGGCGACAACAAGAGTCCTCTCAAGGTCCCTGGCGGGAGCGACACGTTTGTGAAGGAGTTCTTGGAGGACAATCTGGGCATCAAGCACGATTTCCTTGGGTATGTGGTGCTGGCGCACTTTGCGTTCATCATCGCCTTCTTCTTTGTGTTTGGCTACTCCATCAAGGTGTTGAACTTCCAGAAACGTTAG